One Brassica napus cultivar Da-Ae chromosome A5, Da-Ae, whole genome shotgun sequence DNA window includes the following coding sequences:
- the BNAA05G28140D gene encoding cAMP-regulated phosphoprotein 21 isoform X1, whose amino-acid sequence MAAAAAAAAMTEKEAMVDPFLVEALQNPRHRLTILRMELDIQKFFQNPEQLQFEFSPFPTSYLRLAAHRVAQHYGLVTMALDNGGGAVDGSDNRILVTKTAESRFPHVCLSEIPVKQPENGRPEGGFKIAIKARPKRGSGSGGSGSGVQQNLQRSVEERKEEYDKARARIFNSPGSSDSEDSSSLRAPPPPPPEVKNTSVNRNEAEVAVSNNSLDAGGSRESGRTSVAIIRDREKDRYDPDYDRSYDRYVVDPAYRYVRVMPSGQSFNPMPMHIPFHDGGFPQMPRGHQANLNYGHPFNPAMSPFISNPAAYTPWPNSPAMNYAHSLNGPDTNLFRHPSASNP is encoded by the exons AtggccgccgccgccgccgccgccgctaTGACAGAGAAGGAAGCTATGGTGGATCCTTTTCTGGTCGAAGCTCTCCAGAATCCTCGTCATCGTCTCACCA TTTTGCGGATGGAGCTTGATATACAAAAGTTCTTTCAAAACCCTGAGCAGCTTCAGTTCGAGTTCTCTCCTTTCCCAACCTCTTACTTGCGTCTCGCTGCACATAGAGTCGCTCAGCACTATGGACTAGTGACCATGGCTTTGGACAATGGTGGTGGCGCAGTTGATGGATCAGACAACAGGATCCTTGTTACCAAAACAGCGGAGAGCAGGTTTCCTCACGTCTGCTTATCCGAAATCCCGGTTAAGCAACCCGAGAACGGTAGGCCCGAGGGTGGTTTCAAGATTGCGATCAAGGCGAGGCCCAAGAGAGGATCTGGCTCCGGAGGTAGCGGATCAGGAGTGCAGCAGAATCTTCAGAGAAGCGTTGAGGAGAGGAAAGAAGAGTATGATAAGGCCAGGGCTCGGATCTTTAACAGCCCTGGTAGTTCTGACTCTGAAGATTCTTCGTCGCTCcgagctcctcctcctcctcctcctgaagTGAAAAACACAAGTGTTAACCGTAATGAGGCTGAGGTGGCGGTCAGTAATAATTCTCTTGATGCTGGTGGTTCTCGAGAATCTGGAAGGACTTCTGTAGCCATTATcagagatagagagaaagatCGATATGATCCGGATTATGACAGGAGCTATGACAGGTATGTCGTGGATCCCGCCTACAG GTACGTTAGGGTTATGCCGTCTGGTCAAAGCTTTAATCCGATGCCAATGCACATTCCTTTTCACGATGGAGGTTTCCCGCAGATGCCAAGAGGTCATCAAGCTAATCTAAACTACGGTCATCCGTTTAATCCTGCCATGAGTCCCTTTATTAGTAACCCTGCTGCTTATACACCGTGGCCAAACTCACCAGCTATGAACTATGCGCATTCGTTGAACGGCCCAGACACGAATCTTTTCAG GCATCCATCTGCGAGCAATCCCTGA
- the BNAA05G28140D gene encoding cAMP-regulated phosphoprotein 21 isoform X2 yields MAAAAAAAAMTEKEAMVDPFLVEALQNPRHRLTILRMELDIQKFFQNPEQLQFEFSPFPTSYLRLAAHRVAQHYGLVTMALDNGGGAVDGSDNRILVTKTAESRFPHVCLSEIPVKQPENGRPEGGFKIAIKARPKRGSGSGGSGSGVQQNLQRSVEERKEEYDKARARIFNSPGSSDSEDSSSLRAPPPPPPEVKNTSVNRNEAEVAVSNNSLDAGGSRESGRTSVAIIRDREKDRYDPDYDRSYDRYVRVMPSGQSFNPMPMHIPFHDGGFPQMPRGHQANLNYGHPFNPAMSPFISNPAAYTPWPNSPAMNYAHSLNGPDTNLFRHPSASNP; encoded by the exons AtggccgccgccgccgccgccgccgctaTGACAGAGAAGGAAGCTATGGTGGATCCTTTTCTGGTCGAAGCTCTCCAGAATCCTCGTCATCGTCTCACCA TTTTGCGGATGGAGCTTGATATACAAAAGTTCTTTCAAAACCCTGAGCAGCTTCAGTTCGAGTTCTCTCCTTTCCCAACCTCTTACTTGCGTCTCGCTGCACATAGAGTCGCTCAGCACTATGGACTAGTGACCATGGCTTTGGACAATGGTGGTGGCGCAGTTGATGGATCAGACAACAGGATCCTTGTTACCAAAACAGCGGAGAGCAGGTTTCCTCACGTCTGCTTATCCGAAATCCCGGTTAAGCAACCCGAGAACGGTAGGCCCGAGGGTGGTTTCAAGATTGCGATCAAGGCGAGGCCCAAGAGAGGATCTGGCTCCGGAGGTAGCGGATCAGGAGTGCAGCAGAATCTTCAGAGAAGCGTTGAGGAGAGGAAAGAAGAGTATGATAAGGCCAGGGCTCGGATCTTTAACAGCCCTGGTAGTTCTGACTCTGAAGATTCTTCGTCGCTCcgagctcctcctcctcctcctcctgaagTGAAAAACACAAGTGTTAACCGTAATGAGGCTGAGGTGGCGGTCAGTAATAATTCTCTTGATGCTGGTGGTTCTCGAGAATCTGGAAGGACTTCTGTAGCCATTATcagagatagagagaaagatCGATATGATCCGGATTATGACAGGAGCTATGACAG GTACGTTAGGGTTATGCCGTCTGGTCAAAGCTTTAATCCGATGCCAATGCACATTCCTTTTCACGATGGAGGTTTCCCGCAGATGCCAAGAGGTCATCAAGCTAATCTAAACTACGGTCATCCGTTTAATCCTGCCATGAGTCCCTTTATTAGTAACCCTGCTGCTTATACACCGTGGCCAAACTCACCAGCTATGAACTATGCGCATTCGTTGAACGGCCCAGACACGAATCTTTTCAG GCATCCATCTGCGAGCAATCCCTGA
- the LOC106452624 gene encoding transcription factor MYBC1, with protein sequence MREDDSDWFSRWEQDLPSPDELIPLSQSLISPDLALAFDIRSPGQQPHHHHPSTPQANSSAEFAADSSDLGTAGDEPARTLKRPRLVWTPQLHKRFVDAVAHLGIKNAVPKTIMQLMSVDGLTRENVASHLQKYRLYLKRMQGGGLSSGGGGGSDPATDRLFASSPVPAHFLHPNRSDHFMPSFVPIATLQQQQQMVAAAAANSHLQPPQFHHRSQIAAGHFGTPTANGKFDASFLARQTQTQTQTQQRMSTPTLHSPVSNYVEDLESANAIGGRTVLTLFPTRED encoded by the coding sequence atgagagaagacgATTCCGACTGGTTCTCAAGATGGGAACAAGACCTCCCTTCTCCAGACGAGCTCATCCCCTTGTCTCAATCCCTCATCTCTCCCGATCTCGCTCTCGCCTTCGACATCCGCAGCCCCGGTCAACAACCTCACCACCACCACCCATCCACCCCCCAAGCCAACTCCTCCGCGGAATTCGCGGCGGATTCATCAGATCTCGGCACCGCCGGAGACGAGCCGGCGCGGACCCTGAAGAGGCCTCGCCTCGTGTGGACCCCCCAGCTGCACAAACGCTTCGTCGACGCGGTGGCGCATCTCGGGATCAAGAACGCTGTTCCGAAGACGATCATGCAGCTCATGAGCGTCGACGGGCTGACGAGAGAGAACGTCGCCAGCCATCTGCAGAAGTATAGGCTTTACCTCAAGAGGATGCAGGGAGGAGGGCTGTCTTCCGGCGGCGGAGGCGGATCGGATCCGGCGACGGATCGGCTCTTCGCGAGCTCTCCCGTGCCGGCTCATTTCCTTCACCCGAACCGCTCCGACCATTTCATGCCGTCTTTTGTCCCAATCGCGACGcttcagcagcagcagcaaatGGTTGCAGCCGCAGCCGCTAATTCTCATCTGCAACCGCCTCAGTTCCACCACCGTAGTCAAATCGCGGCGGGGCATTTCGGAACGCCGACGGCGAATGGGAAGTTCGATGCGTCGTTCTTGGCGAGGCAAACGCAAACGCAAACGCAAACGCAGCAGAGAATGTCTACACCAACGTTGCATAGTCCCGTTAGTAATTACGTTGAGGATTTGGAATCTGCAAACGCTATTGGAGGAAGAACGGTCTTGACTTTATTCCCAACTCGAGAGGATTAA
- the LOC106345568 gene encoding transmembrane emp24 domain-containing protein p24delta6 → MTISPLLFIGLICLAGGGSLLPAAEAIWLTVPSSGERCVYEEIHANVVVVVDYLCIDQNNIGLGPTVDVRVNSAYGKELYKKTNETHGQFAFTTSESGTYLACFLIHHDQTHYTASNSTAIVNIDWKMGIQTKDWDAVAKKEKIEGVELELRKSSERITEIRANILYLKFRESAMREVNEKTNKRVAQLSFISLGLCLIVSLFQVWHLKRFFLKKKLI, encoded by the exons ATGACAATCTCACCGTTACTATTCATTGGTTTGATTTGCCTCGCAGGCGGTGGCTCTCTTCTACCGGCGGCGGAAGCGATATGGTTAACGGTTCCAAGTTCAGGCGAGAGATGTGTCTACGAAGAGATCCATGCCAATGTGGTCGTCGTCGTCGATTACCTTTGCATCGATCAAAATAACATCGGACTTGGTCCCACAGTTGATGTCCGG GTAAATTCAGCTTACGGGAAAGAACTGTACAAGAAAACAAACGAGACGCACGGTCAGTTTGCGTTTACAACGAGCGAGTCCGGAACATACTTAGCTTGTTTTTTGATACACCACGATCAGACACATTACACAGCCAGCAATAGCACTGCTATCGTCAATATTGACTGGAAGATGGGTATCCAAACCAAAGATTGGGATGCTGTTGCTAAGAAAGAAAAGATCGAG GGTGTGGAACTTGAGCTTCGAAAATCTTCTGAACGTATTACTGAAATTAGGGCAAACATTCTCTATCTAAAATTCAG GGAATCAGCTATGAGGGAGGTAAACGAGAAGACTAACAAGAGGGTTGCGCAGCTCAGCTTTATTTCTTTAGGGCTCTGCCTTATCGTTTCACTTTTTCAAGTTTGGCATCTCAAACGCTTCTTCCTCAAGAAGAAGCTTATCTAA
- the LOC106452626 gene encoding probable E3 ubiquitin-protein ligase RHC1A, translated as MTSRKNTHWCNTCRRGIRLQGEDLRRGGGCSHCGNTFLERLCENVELNPFDLFGLAIQESRSRRVNNRRRPVLENQLSFQELFNRLSAQDRRGPPPASPTVINSMPKIKIRKKHLGLNPCCPVCQDRFEMGSSARKMPCRHIYHSECIVPWLFQHNSCPVCRKELPEDGNNGRKNPFLFLWPFTSSGAASNYNGPPFH; from the coding sequence ATGACTAGCCGAAAAAACACGCATTGGTGTAATACTTGTAGACGAGGAATCCGTCTTCAAGGAGAAGACctaagaagaggaggaggttgCAGTCACTGCGGTAACACCTTTCTCGAAAGGCTCTGTGAGAATGTTGAACTAAACCCGTTTGATTTATTCGGTTTAGCCATTCAAGAATCTCGTAGCCGTCGGGTCAACAACAGAAGAAGACCGGTTCTTGAAAACCAATTGAGTTTTCAAGAGTTGTTTAACCGGCTTTCAGCTCAAGACCGCCGTGGCCCACCTCCAGCTTCACCAACCGTGATCAACTCCATGCCAAAGATCAAGATCAGGAAGAAGCATCTCGGTTTGAATCCGTGTTGCCCGGTTTGCCAAGACCGGTTTGAAATGGGATCGTCTGCAAGAAAGATGCCGTGTAGACATATCTACCATTCGGAATGTATAGTCCCGTGGCTATTCCAGCATAATTCTTGTCCAGTGTGTCGCAAAGAGCTGCCAGAAGACGGGAACAATGGTCGAAAAAATCCCTTTTTGTTTCTGTGGCCGTTTACATCCTCTGGTGCGGCCTCAAACTATAATGGACCACCTTTTCATTGA
- the LOC125608703 gene encoding putative FBD-associated F-box protein At1g05080 produces MNEIFINFYFIKIRVFFFVQFIPFVLRENKKKMSCEDKISALHDDLLLKILSQVPTKDVVTTMILSKRWGLVWTMVPKLEYKDTWKEGEKSIWRLLEKSLQLHKAPVLESLNIQVECQFCDDADVVKCVSYAVDHKVRELALILPSQPKILQLASNVYTSKTLVKLTLSCRTLVVDVPSLPCLPSLQRLALLSVVYKDEKSHVRLLSNCPALTHLEVFRNLSDNVTRFIVKVSSLKSFRYTQHKRAPSRSLVLDSPGLRRLNLSDPHGDLDSIQNMPHLDWAYVLHFVPNPKDKKFLRSFSSVKVLRLSLRNVECCSTIKFSRLMKVTLHLYCFDDFMCSLEPLLLFLHNSPILKVLEINYDVALCSNGVPLSWNRPSSVPVCLLSHLEIFVWKEFAGRRQERAFVAYILANSKRLKTAEFSPRYNLYEKEKEKMMELLKSMYRASASSQLDFLI; encoded by the exons ATGAATGAGATATTTATAAACTTCTACTTTAtcaagattagggttttcttctTCGTGCAGTTCATCCCCTTTGTTctcagagaaaacaaaaaaaaaatgtcctGTGAAGACAAAATCAGTGCGTTGCATGACGATTTGCTGCTGAAGATATTGTCTCAAGTCCCAACAAAGGATGTAGTGACCACCATGATTTTGTCCAAACGATGGGGTTTGGTCTGGACGATGGTGCCTAAACTCGAGTATAAGGATACATGGAAAGAAGGGGAAAAGAGCATTTGGCGCTTACTCGAAAAGTCTTTGCAACTCCACAAAGCACCTGTACTAGAAAGCTTGAATATCCAAGTTGAATGTCAGTTTTGCGACGATGCAGATGTAGTAAAGTGCGTCTCATACGCTGTTGACCACAAAGTTCGAGAGCTAGCTCTTATCTTACCATCTCAACCAAAGATCCTACAGCTAGCATCGAACGTTTACACCTCAAAAACGCTAGTGAAACTGACTCTATCATGTAGGACTCTAGTAGTGGATGTTCCTTCCCTACCTTGCCTTCCTTCGCTTCAGAGGCTGGCTCTTCTCAGTGTGGTGTATAAAGATGAAAAGTCTCATGTCAGACTTCTATCGAATTGCCCTGCCCTCACACATTTGGAAGTGTTCCGAAACTTGAGTGACAATGTGACAAGGTTCATTGTGAAAGTTTCTTCTCTAAAGAGCTTTAGATACACGCAACACAAAAGAGCTCCTTCTAGGTCCTTGGTTTTAGACTCCCCTGGATTACGACGCCTTAATTTAAGTGATCCGCATGGAGACTTAGACTCGATCCAGAATATGCCTCACCTTGACTGGGCTTATGTTTTGCACTTTGTTCCAAACCCGAAAGACAAGAAGTTTCTGAGATCTTTTTCCTCTGTCAAGGTTCTCCGTTTGAGTCTAAGAAAC GTTGAATGTTGTAGCACCATTAAGTTCTCTCGGCTCATGAAGGTTACGCTGCATCTTTATTGCTTTGATGACTTCATGTGTTCGTTGGAACCACTTTTGCTTTTCCTTCATAACTCTCCTATACTAAAAGTTCTTGAGATCAACTAT GATGTGGCTCTTTGCTCTAATGGTGTCCCACTTTCCTGGAACAGACCAAGTTCTGTACCGGTATGCTTGTTGTCCCATCTCGAGATCTTTGTATGGAAAGAGTTTGCAGGAAGAAGGCAAGAGAGAGCGTTCGTGGCGTACATCCTTGCAAACTCAAAGCGTTTAAAGACGGCTGAATTTTCTCCCAGATACAATCTCTacgaaaaagagaaagagaagatgatggAGCTGTTAAAATCTATGTATAGGGCTTCGGCATCATCTCAACTAGATTTCTTGATATGA